GGAAAGTATACCGGAAGATGTAGCCGGGGACAAACCTGAAGAAACTACTCCGGATTTTGTATTTGAAACTCCGGTAAAATCTCCACACTATGTCGATAATGTACCTGCTCATGCTTCAATAGTACCTGCTGTGCCTGTAAATGTTATTGTTAACTTCGATTTCGACATAATAAGTCCATCAGAAATAGTGGTTACCGGACCGGATAACGAGGTTTACAGCTATGGAGATACTTTGATAGACGACAATAAACTTGGGATGAGGGTGATGCTGGAAACTGAAGCCCCTGATGGTTTGTATCTAGTAGAATACAAAGCCTGTTGGCCTGATGGCAGCTGTCATAACGGATCTTTCCAGTTTGCTATTGATAGATCTCTCGAATCTGAATTCACAGATCTAAGGGGACAGTCTGAAATTGTTATCAATATGACTGCTAATAGATTTGAACCACAAGATATAATAATTGATGCAGGAACTACTTTAACCTGGATAAATAATGATCAGGTTGAACATTATATAAACACAGATCCCCATCCTGGTCATAATTACTATCCCGATAAAAATTCAAGCTCCCTTTCCAACAGTGAAACATTCTCAGTACAGTTGAACTTACCCGGTTATTATCCGTACCATTGCAGTGCTCATCCTGATACGATGAAGGCGATTATTATTGTTAAATAGAGCATAAAATTACATTTGTCAAACAAAAAAATATTACGCTGGTCAGAGATCCCGGATGAATGGATTAAAGGAACACCGCCGGACTGAGGTTGCCCCCGAACGCGATACAGGTTAGGTATTTATTAAAAACTACATAGATAATGTAACATGAATTAATGAAAGAGGAAGAGAAATAGAGCAATCCTGACTTGACCTCACCCTCTATAGCTCCGGAATATCATAA
The sequence above is a segment of the Bacillota bacterium genome. Coding sequences within it:
- a CDS encoding plastocyanin/azurin family copper-binding protein, which translates into the protein MDTDMTEDEVEESIPEDVAGDKPEETTPDFVFETPVKSPHYVDNVPAHASIVPAVPVNVIVNFDFDIISPSEIVVTGPDNEVYSYGDTLIDDNKLGMRVMLETEAPDGLYLVEYKACWPDGSCHNGSFQFAIDRSLESEFTDLRGQSEIVINMTANRFEPQDIIIDAGTTLTWINNDQVEHYINTDPHPGHNYYPDKNSSSLSNSETFSVQLNLPGYYPYHCSAHPDTMKAIIIVK